One Nyctibius grandis isolate bNycGra1 chromosome 17, bNycGra1.pri, whole genome shotgun sequence genomic window carries:
- the LOC137671133 gene encoding dnaJ homolog subfamily A member 1-like, translated as MVKETGYYDLLGVRPGASLDEIKRAYRRLALRYHPDKNPSEGERFKQISQAYEVLSDTHKRALYDRGGERAMKEGGLGSRGGSSGFGSPMDIFDLFFGGGVRMRGRADRRGKTVVHQLSVSLEDLYNGATRKLSLQKNIICRKCGGCGVREGAQRRCPKCHGSGMEVRIHQLGPSMIQQIQTVCSQCQGQGEWIRPRDCCLTCNGRKVVREKKILSVHLDKGMKDGQKITFHEEGDQVPGLEPGDIIIVLDQKEHPVFRRSGDDLIVKREISLADALCGCRQVIRTLDNRTLLVSSQPGDVIRPGDLKCVPNEGMPIYRSPFQKGKLIVQFQVKFPEPGWLPTDRLRQLQAFFPPQDEVMATEDTEEVELNDYTAHSGPGRRPYAGEAYHDDDFEDGVRQHVQCQTS; from the exons ATGGTGAAGGAGACGGGATACTACGACCTGCTGGGCGTGCGGCCGGGAGCCAGCCTGGACGAGATCAAGCGGGCGTACCGGCGCCTGGCCCTGCGCTACCACCCCGACAAGAACCCCAGCGAGGGCGAGCGG tTCAAGCAGATCTCCCAAGCCTACGAGGTGCTGTCGGACACCCACAAACGGGCTCTGTACGaccgcggcggggagcgggccaTGAAGGAGGGCGGCCTGGGCAGCCGAGGGGGGAGCAGCGGCTTCGGCTCCCCCATGGACATCTTCGACCTCTTCTTCGGCGGGGGAGTGCGGATGCGTGGCCGGGCGGACAGGCGAG GGAAGACAGTGGTGCACCAGCTCTCAGTGTCGCTGGAGGACCTCTACAACGGCGCCACGCGCAAGCTGTCCCTGCAGAAGAACATCATCTGTCGCAAGTGTGGAG gctgcGGGGTGCGGGAGGGCGCCCAAAGAAGGTGCCCCAAATGCCACGGCTCGGGCATGGAGGTTCGTATCCACCAGTTGGGACCCAGCATGATCCAGCAGATCCAGACGGTGTGTTCCCAGTGCCAAGGTCAAGGCGAGTGGATCCGGCCTCGGGATTGCTGCCTCACCTGCAACGGCCGCAAGGTCGTGCGGGAGAAGAAGATCCTCAGCGTTCACCTGGATAAAG GCATGAAGGACGGGCAGAAGATCACCTTCCACGAGGAAGGGGACCAGGTTCCCGGCTTGGAACCCGGGGACATCATCATCGTCCTGGATCAGAAGGAACACCCCGTGTTCCGCCGCAGCGGCGACGACCTCATCGTCAAGAGGGAGATCAGCCTGGCAGACGCCCTGTGCGGCTGCCGACAGGTCATCCGCACCCTGGACAACAGGACCCTGCTCGTCTCCTCCCAGCCAG GTGATGTTATCCGACCTGGGGACCTCAAGTGTGTCCCCAACGAGGGGATGCCCATCTACAGGAGCCCCTTCCAGAAGGGCAAACTCATTGTGCAGTTCCAG gtgAAGTTCCCCGAGCCCGGCTGGTTGCCCACCGACCGCCTGCGCCAGCTCCAGGCCTTCTTCCCGCCCCAGGACGAGGTGATGGCCACCGAGGACACCGAGGAGGTCGAGCTCAACGACTACACGGCCCAcagcgggccgggccggcggccCTACGCCGGCGAAGCCTACCACGACGATGACTTCGAGGACGGCGTGCGCCAACACGTCCAGTGCCAAACCTCGTAg
- the CRABP2 gene encoding cellular retinoic acid-binding protein 2: MPNFSGNWKMKSSENFEELLKALGVNVMLRKIAVAAAAKPAVAIGQDGERFSIRTATPVRTTEIRFRVGEEFEEQTVDGRPCKSLARWASENKLVCEQRLLRGEGPKTGWSRELTNDGELILTMTADDVVCTRVYVRE, from the exons ATGCCCAACTTCTCCGGGAACTGGAAGATGAAGAGCTCGGAAAACTTCGAGGAGCTGCTGAAGGCGCTGG GCGTGAACGTGATGCTGCGGAAGAtcgcggtggcggcggcggcgaagCCGGCGGTGGCGATCGGGCAGGACGGGGAGCGCTTCTCCATCCGCACCGCGACCCCCGTGCGCACCACCGAGATCCGCTTCCGCGTGGGCGAGGAGTTCGAGGAGCAGACGGTGGACGGGCGGCCCTGCAAG agccTGGCCAGGTGGGCGAGCGAGAACAAGCTGGTGTGTGAGCAGCGGCTGCTCAGGGGCGAGGGGCCCAAGACGGGGTGGTCGCGGGAGCTGACCAACGACGGGGAGCTCATACTG ACCATGACCGCCGACGATGTCGTCTGCACCCGCGTGTACGTCCGGGAGTGA